The Camelina sativa cultivar DH55 chromosome 14, Cs, whole genome shotgun sequence genome includes a window with the following:
- the LOC104741640 gene encoding cation-chloride cotransporter 1 — protein sequence MDSGDIEEAGGNGEEEFRSGPRLGGSKYRPVVAHDRAVVEMSSIDPGSSSSTLKNIKVVAPGDVGANARDRTSPEDGVNGHQKESKLELFGFDSLVNILGLKSMTGEQIPTPSSPRDGEDISITQGHPKPLKMGTMMGVFVPCLQNILGIIYYIRFTWIVGMAGIGQGLVLVLLCGLCTFLTTISLSAIATNGAMKGGGPYYLIGRALGPEVGISIGLCFFLGNAVAGALYVLGAVETFLKAFPAAGIFRETITKVNGTAVAESIQSPNSHDLQIYGIVVTILLCFIVFGGVKMINRVAPAFLVPVLLSIFCIFIGIFLAKTDDPDTGITGLRLKSFKDNWGSAYQMTNDAGIPDPTGGTYWSFNELVGLFFPAVTGIMAGSNRSASLKDTQRSIPVGTLAATLTTTSLYLISVLFFGAVATRNKLLTDRLLTATIAWPFPAIVHVGIILSTLGAALQSLTGAPRLLAAIANDDILPILNYFKVADTSEPHIATLFTAFICIGCVVIGNLDLITPTVTMFYLLCYSGVNLSCFLLDLLDAPSWRPRWKYHHWSLSFVGASLCIVIMFLISWSFTVVAIALASLIYKYVGLKGKAGDWGDGFKSAYFQLALRSLRSLGANQVHPKNWYPIPLVFCRPWGQLPENVPCHPKLADFANCMKKKGRGMSIFVSILDGDYYECAEEAKEACKQLATYIEYKRCEGVAEIVVAPNMTEGFRGIIQTMGLGNLKPNIVVMRYPEIWRRENLTEIPSTFVGIINDCITANKAVVIIKGLDEWPNEYQRQYGTIDLYWIVRDGGLMLLLSQLLLTKESFESCKIQLFCIAEEDSDAEALKADVKKFLYDLRMQAEVIVVTMKSWDIRSEGNSQEDSLGAFDAAQRRISDYLGEIKRQGSNPLLANGKPMVVNEQQVEKFLYTMLKLNSTILSYSRMAAVVLVSLPPPPLNHPAYFYMEYMDLLVENVPRMLIVRGYHRDLVTLFT from the exons ATGGATAGCGGCGACATTGAAGAAGCCGGTGGTAATGGCGAAGAGGAATTCAGGTCAGGACCACGTCTCGGAGGAAGCAAATACAGGCCCGTGGTGGCTCACGATAGAGCCGTTGTTGAGATGTCCTCCATCGATcctggatcttcttcttccaccctcaa GAACATAAAAGTAGTTGCGCCAGGAGATGTGGGCGCTAATGCAAGGGATAGGACAAGTCCAGAAGATGGAGTTAATGGCCATCAGAAGGAATCCAAGCTGGAGTTATTTGGTTTCGATTCTCTTGTGAATATTCTTGGTTTGAAGAG TATGACAGGAGAGCAGATTCCGACACCTTCTAGCCCTAGAGATGGGGAGGATATCTCCATCACGCAAGGGCACCCGAAG CCTCTCAAGATGGGCACAATGATGGGAGTTTTCGTTCCCTGCTTGCAAAACATATTAGGAATTATATACTATATCCGTTTCACATG GATTGTTGGTATGGCTGGTATCGGACAAGGTCTGGTATTGGTATTGCTCTGTGGCTTATGTACATTCTTGACGACGATATCTCTGAGTGCTATTGCAACAAATGGCGCAATGAag GGCGGAGGACCATATTACCTCATTGGTCGCGCTCTTGGTCCAGAAGTTGGGATTAGCATAGGTTTGTGCTTCTTCCTTGGCAATGCAGTTGCTGGAGCTCT GTATGTTTTAGGTGCCGTGGAGACTTTTCTAAAAGCATTCCCTGCTGCTGGGATTTTTAGAG AAACTATCACAAAGGTTAATGGAACAGCAGTTGCCGAATCAATACAAAGCCCGAACTCACATGACTTGCAGATTTATGGAATTGTAGTGACGATCCTTCTTTGCTTCATTGTGTTTGGCGGCGTGAAGATGATCAATCGGGTTGCACCTGCTTTCCTCGTACCCGTTTTGCTCTCTATCTTCTGCATATTCATTGGGATATTTTTGGCAAAGACTGATGACCCTGACA CTGGAATTACGGGCTTAcgtttaaaaagttttaaagataACTGGGGTTCTGCTTATCAAATGACAAATGATGCGGGAATTCCTGATCCAACTGGAGGCACGTACTGGAGCTTCAA TGAGCTGGTGGGTCTATTTTTCCCTGCTGTAACAGGAATTATGGCTGGTTCAAATCGATCAGCTTCCCTGAAAGACACACAAAGATCAATACCTGTTGGAACGTTGGCTGCCACTCTGACCACAACCTCGCTATATTTGATCTCTGTGTTGTTTTTTGGAGCTGTTGCGACCCGTAATAAACTTTTGACTGATAG GCTACTTACTGCTACAATTGCTTGGCCTTTCCCTGCCATTGTTCACGTTGGAATCATCCTTTCAACCTTAGGGGCTGCTCTCCAGAGTTTGACAGGGGCCCCACGGTTACTTGCAGCTATAGCAAATGATGATATTCTCCCCATCCTCAATTATTTTAAAGTTGCAGATACTAGTGAACCTCACATAGCGACGCTTTTCACAGCATTTATCTGCATAGGATGTGTTGTTATTGGAAATCTGGATCTTATCACACCAACTGTGActatgttttatcttttatgCTATTCGGGAGTAAACCTGTCTTGTTTCCTGCTCGATCTTCTTGATGCTCCAAGTTGGCGTCCACGGTGGAAATACCATCATTGGAGCCTTTCCTTTGTTGGAGCCTCACTCTGCATAG TGATCATGTTCTTGATTTCCTGGTCGTTCACTGTGGTTGCCATTGCACTTGCAAGtcttatatacaaatatgttgGCCTAAAAGGAAAGGCCGGGGACTGGGGGGATGGTTTCAAGAGTGCATATTTCCAGTTGGCCCTTCGTAGTCTCAGGTCACTCGGAG CAAATCAAGTGCACCCCAAGAACTGGTATCCAATTCCCCTTGTTTTCTGCAGACCGTGGGGACAGCTCCCAGAAAATGTTCCGTGCCACCCTAAGTTGGCTGATTTTGCGAACTGTATGAAGAAAAAAGGTCGTGGAATGTCGATCTTTGTCTCGATATTAGATGGTGACTACTATGAATGTGCTGAAGAAGCAAAGGAAGCCTGCAAACAACTAGCCACCTACATTGAGTACAAGCGTTGCGAAGGTGTAGCTGAAATCGTTGTAGCACCAAACATGACCGAAGGGTTCCGTGGTATCATCCAGACAATGGGACTAGGAAATCTCAAACCCAACATCGTGGTAATGCGGTACCCTGAGATCTGGCGCAGAGAAAATCTAACAGAGATTCCGTCCACATTTGTTGGGATAATCAACGACTGCATAACAGCAAACAAAGCTGTTGTCATCATCAAAGGGTTAGACGAATGGCCAAACGAGTACCAAAGGCAGTATGGAACAATCGACTTGTACTGGATTGTCAGAGATGGTGGTCTCATGCTTCTTCTCTCACAGCTTCTTCTCACGAAAGAAAGCTTTGAAAGCTGCAAAATCCAACTCTTCTGCATAGCTGAAGAGGATTCAGACGCGGAAGCACTCAAAGCAGATGTGAAGAAATTCCTCTACGATCTCAGAATGCAAGCAGAAGTAATTGTCGTCACGATGAAATCATGGGACATAAGATCCGAAGGAAACAGCCAAGAAGATTCATTGGGAGCTTTTGATGCAGCACAGAGACGAATCTCAGATTACCTGGGAGAGATCAAGAGACAGGGTTCGAATCCGTTATTGGCAAATGGGAAACCGATGGTGGTGAATGAGCAACAAGTAGAGAAGTTTCTATACACAATGCTGAAATTGAACTCGACCATACTCAGTTACTCGAGGATGGCCGCGGTGGTTCTGGTTAGTCTCCCGCCACCTCCGTTGAACCACCCGGCGTATTTCTACATGGAATATATGGATTTGCTGGTAGAGAATGTGCCAAGGATGTTGATCGTAAGAGGGTATCACAGAGACCTTGTTACTTTATTTACATAG
- the LOC104743637 gene encoding uncharacterized protein LOC104743637, which translates to MGVTPEQLKPESRTLTGYDGVAKLSMGNVKLQVRAGGLSQKTKFAVIDAPPVYNAILGVPWIYAMRTVPSTYHLCLKFPTTTGICTLYGDQRVAQTCSVIEKKQRKTEDV; encoded by the coding sequence ATGGGTGTCACGCCGGAACAACTGAAACCCGAATCTCGAACATTGACGGGCTATGATGGGGTCGCCAAACTTTCGATGGGCAACGTAAAGCTGCAGGTGCGAGCCGGCGGATTGTCCCAGAAGACCAAGTTCGCAGTCATCGACGCGCCTCCAGTCTACAACGCCATTTTGGGGGTACCGTGGATATACGCGATGCGGACCGTACCATCGACctatcacctctgcctcaagttcccAACCACCACGGGCATCTGCACACTTTATGGTGACCAGAGGGTAGCTCAAACTTGCTCTGTTAtcgagaagaagcagaggaagactGAAGACGTGTAG
- the LOC104743638 gene encoding uncharacterized protein LOC104743638, whose product MAKWAVELSEYDIEYRSRPSLKLQVLADFITELSPDLDNPNREEHWTMFVDGSLTNEGSRVGLILRSPTGEVLEQALKLNFGASNNETEYEAVLAGLRLARGLGVTHLQVFCDSQLVVSQFSGEFDAKNKRMWAYRQLVRALSREFTSFSLTKVPRNENASADALAALANSSDPDLRRTIPIECNDAPSIDPDNHIAVINDDSVLMEVNEPVEDLTDVTKPPDDWQIEIKLYISDGVVPPDRWAARCLMARSARYILLDGELFRRSASGVFLTCVTRDEAERIMMEVHEGEGGNHSGGRALALKIKKDGHYWPTMIADYEAFAAKCEACQRHGPMRQIPPELLNTVTAPYPFMRWAMDTIGPLPASKSKKYVLVLTDLFTKWVEAESFTRIQSLDVTNFIWKSIICRHGLPYEIVTDNGTQFTSMITRRFLTKWQVEATNKSIIDGLKGGVGRPP is encoded by the coding sequence ATGGCGAAATGGGCAGTCGAGCTAAGTGAGTATGACATCGAATACCGCTCCCGTCCAAGCTTGAAGTTGCAAGTCCTGGCCGACTTCATCACCGAGCTATCTCCTGACCTCGACAACCCCAATAGGGAAGAGCATTGGACAATGTTCGTCGATGGTTCGTTGACGAATGAAGGATCCAGAGTGGGACTCATTCTCCGGTCCCCCACCGGTGAAGTTCTCGAGCAAGCATTAAAACTCAACTTCGGAGCATCAAATAACGAAACGGAGTACGAGGCCGTCCTTGCGGGTCTTCGGTTAGCACGAGGACTCGGAGTGACACATTTGCAAGTCTTCTGTGACTCCCAGCTTGTAGTCAGCCAATTCAGTGGAGAGTTCGACGCCAAAAATAAGCGAATGTGGGCGTATCGGCAGTTGGTCCGAGCACTGTCCAGGGAATTCACGTCTTTTTCTCTGACGAAGGTCCCACGAAACGAAAACGCGTCAGCCGACGCCCTCGCAGCCCTGGCAAACAGCTCCGACCCTGATTTAAGGCGCACCATCCCGATCGAATGCAACGACGCTCCCAGCATCGACCCCGACAATCATATAGCAGTAATCAACGACGATTCAGTTTTGATGGAGGTCAACGAACCAGTAGAAGATCTGACGGACGTCACGAAGCCTCCGGACGACTGGCAAATTGAGATCAAACTCTATATCTCCGACGGCGTCGTCCCACCAGACAGATGGGCAGCCCGATGCTTAATGGCTCGAAGTGCCAGATACATCCTCTTGGACGGGGAATTATTCCGCCGAAGCGCATCTGGAGTTTTCCTCACCTGCGTCACTCGGGACGAGGCCGAGCGAATCATGATGGAGGTGCACGAAGGCGAAGGTGGCAACCATTCTGGCGGACGCGCACTCGCcctcaaaataaaaaaggatgGACACTATTGGCCGACCATGATAGCCGACTACGAAGCCTTCGCGGCAAAGTGCGAAGCCTGTCAGCGCCACGGACCAATGCGGCAAATCCCGCCCGAACTGCTAAACACCGTGACAGCTCCATATCCTTTCATGCGCTGGGCCATGGACACTATAGGTCCTCTTCCGGCGTCAAAATCCAAGAAATACGTCCTGGTGCTGACCGATCTtttcaccaaatgggtcgaAGCGGAGTCCTTCACAAGGATCCAATCCTTGGACGTAACCAATTTCATATGGAAGAGCATCATATGTCGGCACGGACTTCCATACGAGATTGTCACCGATAACGGCACACAATTCACCTCGATGATCACCAGACGTTTCCTGACGAAGTGGCAAGTTGAGGCCACTAATAAGTCGATCATCGACGGACTAAAAGGGGGCGTGGGCAGACCACCTTGA